In the genome of Dethiobacter alkaliphilus AHT 1, the window AACAGCGACGGCACCATCTATGCTACCTACGCTGAAGAAAAACTGTTTCTGGATAATTTAAGCCCGTTATTCAGACCAGGATTGTTACTTATCTGCGGCAGAATGCCCACGGAAACACTGGCTTTTTTGGAAGAAAGAAAAATTCGTGTTGTCCTTACCGCTGAAATGGATGAATTAGCCGTTTATAATGCGGTGCCCACCGCTGAAGGAACAATTGAGCTGGCTATGCGGGAAAGCGATGTTACCATCCACGGCAGCAAGGCGCTTGTAATCGGCTTTGGTCGCTGCGGTATGCCGCTGGCCAAAACTTTAGCTGCTTTAGGGGCCCGGGTGACGGTGGGAGCCCGCCGGCGGGAAGTGCTGGCACAGGCCGAAACCTTAGGATTTGCACAGCTGGATTTGGCTAAAATCTCAGAGCGGATAGGTGATTTTGACTTTATCTTTAATACTGTGCCGGCCATGGTATTAACAGATAAAGTTTTAGGCGGTGTAAACAAAGAAGCTCTGGTTATCGACATCGCATCAAAGCCCGGAGGGACAGATTTTGCCGCAGCCAAACGTTTGGGGCTGAAGACCTTTTTAGCCCTGGGCCTGCCCGGCAAAGTGGCTCCCAAAAGTGCCGGTAATATTTTGGCCAGGGTTTACCCGCACATTATTACTGAAATGGGGAAAGGAGGAGAGCATAATGAGGCTTAAGAACAAGAAAATTGGTTTTGCCATGACCGGTTCTCACTGTACCCTGGAGAAGATGTTTCCACAACTGGAAAAGTTATTGGCAGAGGGTGCCGAAATTTACCCCATTATTTCGCCCTCTGTAGATCAAACCGATACCCGGTTTGGAGATGCCACCGAATGGAAAACAAGGCTGGTAAAAACAACGGGACATAAAATTATCAACACCATTTCCGGAGCGGAGCCATTGGGCCCCAAGAGTGAATTGGATGCTTATGTTATTGCGCCGTGTACCGGTAATTCTATGGCCAAACTGGCCAACGGTATAACCGATACTGCGGTACTGATGGGTGCCAAAGCCCAGCTGCGTAACCAGAAACCGGTGATTGTGGCCATTTCCACCAATGACGGACTGGGTTTAAATGCCAAAAATATTGGCATCCTCCTGGGCTTCAAGAATGTTTACATGGTTCCGTTTGGCCAGGACAGTCCGTTTAGCAAACCCAATTCGCTGGTGGCAAAAATGGATCTGTTGCTGCCCACTATTTTGGCAGCATTGGAAGGCAGGCAGCTGCAACCCATGCTGATTAACCTGGCAGAGGAAGAATTTGAGTTAAAACGATAGTAGGTGGATATATGCGCTTAATAATACAAAAATTCGGCGGCTCCTCACTGAGTAGCAAGGAATTACGGGAAAAAGCCATTGAACATATTTTAGCTGCCAAAGCAGAGGGGTACACTCCGGTGGTGGTGGTCTCCGCCATGGGCCGAAAAGGGGACCCCTATGCCACCGATACTTTACTGGAATTTATCAGGGAGATTGCACCCTCTTTTCCTCTCCGCGAGACGGATCTTGTTCTCTCCTGCGGGGAGTTGATCTCGGCGGCGGTGCTGGCAGCACAGGTGGGGGCCCACGGAGTAAAGGCGTTGGCCCTAAGCGGTGCTCAGGCGGGAATCGTCACCGACGGAGTTTTTGGCCAGGCGGAAATTATCCGCATTAAAAAAGAAAAAATCCTGCGCCTGGCACAAGACGGTCATGTTCCTATCGTGGCCGGTTTCCAGGGAAGTAGTGAAGAAGGGGAAATTAACACCCTGGGACGCGGGGGCTCTGACACCACAGCGGTTGCCCTGGGAGCCGCCATGGAAGCAGAAGTGGTGGAAATCTACTCAGATGTGGACTGCATCATGACCGCCGATCCCCGGATAGTTCCCGAGGCAAAACCCATTGGTAACATCGGCTATCAGGAAGTGCTGCAGATGGCCCGGGAAGGCGCTAAGGTTATCCATCCCCGGGCGGTAGATATTGCCTTGCAGTATAACCTGCCTCTTAGGCTGAAAAAAACCGGTTCATATGACAGCGGAACACTGGTGACCCACAAAAAGCCTCAGTTGGATAAGTCTTTTATTTCCCGTGAAAAGGTGGTAAATGGTATTACCCATGTCACCGGTCTGGCCCAGGCAAGAGTTCTGGCCCCCCAAGCCTCCGGTGAAGAAATAGAAACCATGCTGCAAGAGCTGTCAGATGCGGGAATCAGTATTGATCTGATTAACCTTTCTCCGCAGGAGAAGGCGTTTACCGTGCCCGCCGCCGCTGCGGAGCAAACCAAAAGTATTATAGCTTCTTTGGGGTATGAAGCCATCGTTAATGCCGGATACGCTAAAGTATCTGTGGTGGGCGCCGGCATGAGGGGGATTCCCGGGGTTATGGCCCGGGTAGTAAGCGCTATGAACAAGGCACAGACCGATATTTTGCAGACTGCCGACTCGCACCTTAATATTTCCTGCCTGATTCCGGAGAACCGGGTGGCTGCCGCCGTTAAGGCGCTCCATTTGGAATTTAATTTAAACGAATAACTTTGATTGAAAAAATAGACTCCGTTTGCTATAATATCTTTATGGCATTTTACGGGAGGTGAACCTTATTTTAACCGCGCCCTTTGGAGAACTGGTTACAGCTATGGTTACTCCGTTTAAGGAAAACGGAGAAGTAAATTATGAAAAAGCAGCAGAATTGGCAAGACATCTGGTTGAAAACGGCTCTGATGCCCTGGTAGTGGCAGGAACAACCGGTGAATCCCCCACCCTTACACAGGAGGAAAAACTGGAGCTCTACCGTACTGTGGTATCGGCTGTTAAAGGTAAAGCAAAAGTTGTGGCCGGGACCGGTTCCAACAATACCGCACAGGCGGTAAAGCTGACACGGTTGGCTGCTGAATGCGGTGTGGATGGCGTCATGTTGGTGGTCCCTTATTATAATAAACCTTCCCAGGAAGGTATTTATCAGCATTTTGCCACCATTATAGCAGAGACCGAACTGCCGGTAATGCTCTATAATGTTCCGGGCAGAACGGTAGTTAATATGTCGGCAGAAACTACTTTACGACTGGCTGAATTACCCAATGTGGTAGCCATCAAGGAAGCCAGCGGAGACTTGGAACAAATGGCTCTCATCCGCAAAAAAGCCCCGCAGGATTTTGCCGTTTATTCCGGTGACGACTGTATGACGCTGCCGGTTTTGGCGGTGGGCGGCTCTGGTGTTGTCTCGGTGGCAGCCCATGTGGCCGGCAAAGACATGAAGAAAATGATTTCAGCCTATCATGCAGGAGACACTGCCACTGCGCTGCAATTACATTTACGTTTATTGCCGCTTTTTAATGTGATGTTTATCAGTCCAAATCCCTGCCCGGTGAAAGGCGCCCTTAACCTGCTTGGTCATAACCTTGGCCCGGTGCGTTTGCCTTTGGTGGAGCTGACCGACAGTGAGCGTAAGGAAATTGATAACGTCCTGACGGGACTTGGATATCTTTAATTTATCTAAAACCGTGCGCTGCACGGTTTTTTATTGCTAATAATGCGCAAACTTGCAACTGAACCCATATTTTTAGTATAATGACTTTTAGTGATATTTGGACGCATACACAGAAAAAGGAGGTGAGCTTAGTGGCAAATACTAATACTTACGCTAAAAGAAGAGCCAGAGTAAAACAGGCTCCAAGCACGGGAAAAGTGCAGATTATTCCCATTGGCGGCATCGGCGAGATTGGCAAAAACATGTATGCCATCCGCTACGAAAATGAAATCCTGGTTATAGACTCCGGACTCGCTTTCCCCGGGGATGAAATGCTGGGCATCGATGTGGTAATACCGGATATTACCTATCTGGTGGAGAACAAAGATAAAATTAAGGGTATTGTGCTGACCCATGGTCATGAGGATCATATCGGCGGACTGCCCTACACCCTGCCGCAGCTGGATGTGCCCGTATACGGGACCAAGCTGACCCTGGGTCTGGTGGAGCGAAAGCTGCGCGAGCATCATATTCTTGGTGACTGTACCCTGAATGTGGTTCGTCCCGAGGATAAGCTGCAGCTGGGTGTCTTTAAGGTGGAATTTTTCCGCACCAATCACAGTATCCCCGACTCGGTGGGCATTGCGGTAAAAACCCCGGTGGGCACCATTGTTCATACCGGTGACTTTAAGTTTGACCAGACACCGGTTAATGATAAACCCACCGATTACCACCGCCTGTCCAAGCTGGGGGAAAAGGGTGTGCTGGCCATGTCCGACAGCACCAATGCGGAAAGACCCGGCTATACCTTGTCGGAAAAAGAGGTTGGCGCTTCCATAATGGAAATTTTCCGCACCGCCAAGCAGCGGATTATTCTGGCCACTTTCGCATCAAATATTCATCGCATTCAACAGGTAATTGATGCGGCATGCCACTATAACCGTAAAGTAGCGGTGGTGGGAAGATCAATGGTCAATGTTGTCCAGGTAGCTCAGGAGTTGGGTTATCTGAAGGTTTGTAACGGAACCTTGGTGGAGGTGGACGAGCTGCGTTCTATGCCGCCAAATAAAGCGGTGATTATCACCACCGGCAGCCAGGGTGAGCCCATGTCTGCTCTGACCAGAATAGCCAAGGCTGAGCACCGTAAAGTGGAAATTATTCCTGGCGATACAGTGGTGATTGCGGCCACGCCCATTCCCGGTAATGAAAAATTGGTTTCCCGCACCATCGACAATCTGTTTGCACGTGGTGCCAATGTAATTTATGAGCGAGTTTCAGGTGTTCATGTATCCGGTCATGCTTCACAGGAAGAGTTGAAGCTGATGCTGAATATGCTGCGTCCTAAATACCTGATTCCTGTTCACGGTGAACACCGCCACCTTATTCATCATGCCAAAGTTGCTGAAAAAGTCGGTATCAAACCGGACAATGTATTTATCGCCGAAAACGGCCAGATTCTGGAGTTTACCCAAAAGTCCGGCAGAGTGGCAGGTTCGGTTACATCGGGCCGGATACTGGTAGACGGACTTGGCGTGGGTGATGTGGGCAGTATCGTCCTCAGAGACAGGAAACTGCTTTCCGAAGACGGTATTCTTATTGTGGCGCTTACAGTAAACAAAGAAACATCCCAGGTCGTTTCCGGACCGGAAATATATTCCCGCGGATTTGTTTATGTGCGTGAATCGGAGACTTTGATGGAAGAAGCACGGGAACACGTGACAAAAACCCTGAACAAGGCCGTTAACGGCAAAAAGACCGACTGGTCGGTGGTGAAAAATCAGGTCAAAGATTCCCTGTCCCGGTTTGTCTGGGAAAAAATGCATCGCCGCCCCATGATTTTACCGGTTGTCATGGAAATATAACGAAGTATAACCTGCGGTCTGGATGGGATACTAGATACAGAGAAATGACTTTTGAGGAAGTGATATCTTGACGGAGTATTCCCATCGCAGACAACGTACACCTCAGACCAAACGGTCGCGACCGGCCCCGGAAACGCAGGAACCGGTCAAAGAAAAAGAACAGCAGCAAGGCACATTGCAAAATATTCAGCAATTGGGCCAGACAAATGTTCCCCAGCAGCAGGAAAGCAGTATTCACAGCATCCCCATCATCGGTCAGATAGAAGGCCATATTACCCTGGCTCCCCAAAACAAAACCACCAAGTACGAGCATGTAATACCCCAACTGGTGGCCATCGAGCAGAACCCCAAAATTGAAGGGTTGCTCATCATCCTCAATACTGTGGGCGGTGATGTGGAGGCGGGTTTGGCCATTGCCGAGATGGTGGATACACTTTCCAAGCCCACTGTATCACTGGTATTGGGAGGCGGCCATAGTATCGGTGTGCCCATTGCAGTCAGTGCGGATTATTCGTTTATCACCGAAACCGCCACCATGACTGTGCACCCCATCCGGTTAAGCGGCCTGGTCATCGGTGTGCCCCAAACCTACGAATATCTGGACAAGATGCAGGACAGAGTAATAAAGTTTGTCACAAAGCATTCCCGCGTGACGGAAGATAAGTTCCGGCATCTGATGTTTTGCACCGACCAGCTGGCCCGCGACATCGGTACGGTCATGGTAGGCCCCGATGCAGTAAAAGACGGCCTTATAGATGAAGTGGGTGGTTTGGCTCAGGCGGTGCAGAAGCTCCAGGAGCTTATTGATGCGCGCGGAGGCGGGGTGGTGCACTAAATGCTCTACACCATAATGCCCCTGGAAGTGGTAATGGAGGGCAGCGATTCATATCAGCCCAAGTACTCAGAAATCCCCTGGAAAAACGGGGGAACCCTGATGGTGGAGGAAACAGGTCAAAATCAGGCTAAAGTTGTGCGCCTGATATCCTCAAACCCTGCCGACTACCTGGATCCTGCTGTCCAACCAGGCTGTATAATTGAATACAAACCAATATAAAAGAACCAGGCAAATTGCCTGGTTCTTTGCAGTATCATCTTGTTGTCATATTGGCCCCGGTAGCAGTCGGTGTATTTTTTTTGCGGATCAAATGAACCGCCAGGTAGACAAGGGGTGTGTCTAAGAGAGCGATGGCCACTTTTAGAATGTATTGGCCTAAAATCATGGGCAACAACGGAGTGGCGGTGCCGGCAAAAGCCAGGGTAATAAACAGGGCAGTGTCCAACAGCTGAGAAACACCGGTGGAAAGATTATTGCGCAGCCAGAGGTGTCGCCCGCCTGTTTTTCTTTTCCAGAACTGAAAGGCCCACACGTCATGGTGCTGGCTGATCAGGTAGGCGGCCAGGCTGGCCACGGTGATGCGCAGGTTCCCTCCCAGGACCGTCACGAACTCCGCCTGACCTTCCCAGAAGGGAGCGGCGGGCATGGCGATGGCGCCCCGGACTAAAAGTGCCGCCAACACGGAAACGAAAAAACCCACATTGACCACAAAACGGGTCCGCTCTTTTCCCCAAACTTCAGACATGGTGTCGGTGGCCAAGAATGTAAGGGAATAGCCAAGCACTGCGGCGGGGGCTACGATATTGCCCACCATAATAATTTTTGCGGCGATTATGTTGCTGATAACCAGCAGGGTTACAAAGCAGCAACTAATCAAGAGGAAAAGTTTGTCATCAGATGAAAACCCGCTATGGTTGCCCTGCATTTGCGGTGTGCTATTCATTGTTTTTCTCACCGCCTGCGGTGGCACTGGCGGTAATGGTAATGCCGCCACGGGGTTTTTGGATTACCGTCACTTTACAGAAGAAAGGTTTACAGGCTGCATGGACATCATTGGCAATTTGCGCCGCCAGCCCTTCACAGAAAACCCCTTCCTGCCGGAAACTCCAAAAATATAGTTTCAGGCTTTTGCTTTCAATACAGTATCGGTCCGGTTCATACTCGATGATAACCGTCTCCCAGTCTGGTTGGCCTGTGACAGGGCACAGACTGGTAACCTCATCACTTTCCAGCACCACCCGGTCCACGCCGGCCGGTTTTTCAAAGACCTCCAGCTTACGGCGCGGTTCGGGCACATTCTTGCCGAGAACCTCAAATTCATTATGCAAAGCATTAACCTCCTTTGTTTTGGTAAGGCGGGTAGCCGCGACCGCCATCTTCCTCTAATGTATCAGTTTATCAGGGAACGCCCACAGACGCAATAGCGCCGGTGCAAAATCTGTATTAATTTGCGGCGGCAGATAATACAAGAAAAAAAAGGAAATCATAGTAGTGATGTGCAATAATATTCTGCTAGAAAGAGACTGAGATGGGGGAAGACATGAAGTTAAAACAAATGATAACCATATTGTTAGTACTGCTTTTTCTGACAGGTTGCAATGATCTGTTTTCCTTCAACACCATAGGCGCCATAGAGCAGGTCTCTGCCGCCTATAACAGCCTTTTTCCCGGAGAAGGGAAGGTAAGGGTACTCTATACTGAAGCTTACCGCGGCGGAATGCTGGTATTGGCTCAGCACGAAACGGCGGCCGACAGCAGAAATCTCCACCTTTTTCTGGTGGATAAAGAGGGAGTTTTGCTGATTGCCGGTGGAAAGGCAGCTGAGCCGGATAATATAGCCGTCAGCCAGGTGCGGCATGAAAATGAC includes:
- the queF gene encoding preQ(1) synthase; its protein translation is MHNEFEVLGKNVPEPRRKLEVFEKPAGVDRVVLESDEVTSLCPVTGQPDWETVIIEYEPDRYCIESKSLKLYFWSFRQEGVFCEGLAAQIANDVHAACKPFFCKVTVIQKPRGGITITASATAGGEKNNE
- a CDS encoding ribonuclease J — its product is MANTNTYAKRRARVKQAPSTGKVQIIPIGGIGEIGKNMYAIRYENEILVIDSGLAFPGDEMLGIDVVIPDITYLVENKDKIKGIVLTHGHEDHIGGLPYTLPQLDVPVYGTKLTLGLVERKLREHHILGDCTLNVVRPEDKLQLGVFKVEFFRTNHSIPDSVGIAVKTPVGTIVHTGDFKFDQTPVNDKPTDYHRLSKLGEKGVLAMSDSTNAERPGYTLSEKEVGASIMEIFRTAKQRIILATFASNIHRIQQVIDAACHYNRKVAVVGRSMVNVVQVAQELGYLKVCNGTLVEVDELRSMPPNKAVIITTGSQGEPMSALTRIAKAEHRKVEIIPGDTVVIAATPIPGNEKLVSRTIDNLFARGANVIYERVSGVHVSGHASQEELKLMLNMLRPKYLIPVHGEHRHLIHHAKVAEKVGIKPDNVFIAENGQILEFTQKSGRVAGSVTSGRILVDGLGVGDVGSIVLRDRKLLSEDGILIVALTVNKETSQVVSGPEIYSRGFVYVRESETLMEEAREHVTKTLNKAVNGKKTDWSVVKNQVKDSLSRFVWEKMHRRPMILPVVMEI
- the dapG gene encoding aspartate kinase gives rise to the protein MRLIIQKFGGSSLSSKELREKAIEHILAAKAEGYTPVVVVSAMGRKGDPYATDTLLEFIREIAPSFPLRETDLVLSCGELISAAVLAAQVGAHGVKALALSGAQAGIVTDGVFGQAEIIRIKKEKILRLAQDGHVPIVAGFQGSSEEGEINTLGRGGSDTTAVALGAAMEAEVVEIYSDVDCIMTADPRIVPEAKPIGNIGYQEVLQMAREGAKVIHPRAVDIALQYNLPLRLKKTGSYDSGTLVTHKKPQLDKSFISREKVVNGITHVTGLAQARVLAPQASGEEIETMLQELSDAGISIDLINLSPQEKAFTVPAAAAEQTKSIIASLGYEAIVNAGYAKVSVVGAGMRGIPGVMARVVSAMNKAQTDILQTADSHLNISCLIPENRVAAAVKALHLEFNLNE
- a CDS encoding queuosine precursor transporter, producing the protein MNSTPQMQGNHSGFSSDDKLFLLISCCFVTLLVISNIIAAKIIMVGNIVAPAAVLGYSLTFLATDTMSEVWGKERTRFVVNVGFFVSVLAALLVRGAIAMPAAPFWEGQAEFVTVLGGNLRITVASLAAYLISQHHDVWAFQFWKRKTGGRHLWLRNNLSTGVSQLLDTALFITLAFAGTATPLLPMILGQYILKVAIALLDTPLVYLAVHLIRKKNTPTATGANMTTR
- a CDS encoding dipicolinate synthase subunit B, whose protein sequence is MRLKNKKIGFAMTGSHCTLEKMFPQLEKLLAEGAEIYPIISPSVDQTDTRFGDATEWKTRLVKTTGHKIINTISGAEPLGPKSELDAYVIAPCTGNSMAKLANGITDTAVLMGAKAQLRNQKPVIVAISTNDGLGLNAKNIGILLGFKNVYMVPFGQDSPFSKPNSLVAKMDLLLPTILAALEGRQLQPMLINLAEEEFELKR
- a CDS encoding YlzJ-like family protein, with the translated sequence MLYTIMPLEVVMEGSDSYQPKYSEIPWKNGGTLMVEETGQNQAKVVRLISSNPADYLDPAVQPGCIIEYKPI
- a CDS encoding ClpP family protease — encoded protein: MTEYSHRRQRTPQTKRSRPAPETQEPVKEKEQQQGTLQNIQQLGQTNVPQQQESSIHSIPIIGQIEGHITLAPQNKTTKYEHVIPQLVAIEQNPKIEGLLIILNTVGGDVEAGLAIAEMVDTLSKPTVSLVLGGGHSIGVPIAVSADYSFITETATMTVHPIRLSGLVIGVPQTYEYLDKMQDRVIKFVTKHSRVTEDKFRHLMFCTDQLARDIGTVMVGPDAVKDGLIDEVGGLAQAVQKLQELIDARGGGVVH
- the dpsA gene encoding dipicolinate synthase subunit DpsA gives rise to the protein MQNISLAGWRIVIAGGDARDVILAEQLKKAGADVWLCGFEKCALPKDATLQKGKPEFADVVILPLPGVNSDGTIYATYAEEKLFLDNLSPLFRPGLLLICGRMPTETLAFLEERKIRVVLTAEMDELAVYNAVPTAEGTIELAMRESDVTIHGSKALVIGFGRCGMPLAKTLAALGARVTVGARRREVLAQAETLGFAQLDLAKISERIGDFDFIFNTVPAMVLTDKVLGGVNKEALVIDIASKPGGTDFAAAKRLGLKTFLALGLPGKVAPKSAGNILARVYPHIITEMGKGGEHNEA
- the dapA gene encoding 4-hydroxy-tetrahydrodipicolinate synthase, which gives rise to MNLILTAPFGELVTAMVTPFKENGEVNYEKAAELARHLVENGSDALVVAGTTGESPTLTQEEKLELYRTVVSAVKGKAKVVAGTGSNNTAQAVKLTRLAAECGVDGVMLVVPYYNKPSQEGIYQHFATIIAETELPVMLYNVPGRTVVNMSAETTLRLAELPNVVAIKEASGDLEQMALIRKKAPQDFAVYSGDDCMTLPVLAVGGSGVVSVAAHVAGKDMKKMISAYHAGDTATALQLHLRLLPLFNVMFISPNPCPVKGALNLLGHNLGPVRLPLVELTDSERKEIDNVLTGLGYL